The DNA sequence TATTAATGAAAAGAATTAAAATACCAGCAATGGCATCACCTTTTACAAACTTACTGGCACCATCCATAGAGCCGTAAAAGTCAGCTTCACTGGTGACTTCAATACGACGCTCTCTTGCTTGATCTTGCGTAATAAAGCCGGCATTTAAATCGGCATCAATAGCCATTTGCTTACCTGGCATAGCATCAAGGGTAAAACGTGCAGTCACTTCAGCAATACGGCCAGCACCTTTAGTAACAACAACAAAGTTGATAATAATGAGAATAAGGAAAACCACTAAACCTACCGCGTAGTTACCGCCAATAACTACGGAGCCAAACGCTTCAATAACTTTACCGGCAGCGGCTGTACCTTCATGCCCTTCTAGTAAAACAACACGCGTACTGGCAACATTTAACGCTAAACGTAAAATAGTCGCCACAAGTAACACCGCGGGAAATGAGCCAAAGTCTAGCGGCTTTAAGGTGTATACCGTTATCAATAACACCACTAAAGACAGGGCTATATTAAAAGAGAAAAGAATATCGAGCAGCCAAGGTGACATAGGTAGAATAACCATGCCCAATGCCGCCATCACCAATAAAGGTGTACCTAAGCCTGAGAAATGTCTAAATTTATTTTTATTAAATTGATTTAAATAGCCAGCTAATTGCATCGAATACTTCATGTGGTTTTTTTGACACTTGAGCTAGAAAAAGCAAATATCGCACCAAAAAAGTAATATCCCCTAACTTTTCCGCTTAGTATTTAAAGTCATCGGGAATAGGTAAGTCTTTAGCAATAGGAATAGGACGTCTTGCTCGACCTTTTTTATGCTCATTTAACTGAAAAATAAAGGCTAACACTTGCGCAACAGCAGCAAACAACTCTTCTGGTATGTCATCACCTACTTCTGCGGTATAATACAAGGAGCGCGCTAATGCTGGTGATTGAATGATCTCAACGCCATTTTCTTTTGCAATAGTGCGAATATGTATCGCCATTTCATCAACACCTTTAGCAATTAGCACTGGCGCGCCACCTACCGCAGCATCATATTGCAATGCCACTGAGTAATGTATCGGGTTAGTTATAACAACATCTGAATTAGGTACATCCGCCATCATGCGTCGTTGTGACATTTCATACTGTGTTCTTTTAATGCGCCCTTTTATCTCTGGATTACCCTCAGTATTTTTGTGCTCATCTTTAACTTCTTGCTTAGTCATTTTCAGCTGACGAGTGTGATTCCAGATTTGATATGGCGCATCAATAACCGCAATAATCCCCACAGACATAGCGAGCACTAAAAACATCCACAGCAGCATATTGACCGCGTGATCAAAGTTATCAGGAATACTTTCTAAACTGAGCGCTAAAATTTCTTCAAACAGCGTAGTCAGTAAAATAAAGGCAACAATAAAAACCACGAAAAATTTTAGAATTGATTTAATTAGCTCCACCGCAGCCTGTACGCCAAACATACGCTTAAAGCCAGCTATAGGTGATAATCGGCTTGCTTTGGGCGCCATGGCTTCCCAACTAAAGCTCATACCACCTAGCATAGTATTACCAACAAAAGCGGCAATAATGATTATGAGAAAAATCCATAACATGGGCCAGATAACGATACTGACGCCATCACTGATAACGCTAAATAATGCGTTAACATCCATGGTTTCACGACGACTTAAATGAAACAGGCGCTTCATCATAGTCGCAATAGCACTTGCCAGTGAATTGCCCATTAATAATAACGCACAAGCACTGCCAACTAGCACAAACATAGTGCCTAAATCTTTAGAGCGGGCAATTTGCCCCTTTTTTCGGGCGTCTGTTAGCTTTTTCGCCGTGGGTTGTTCACTTTTTTCGCCGCTATCTGACTCTGCCATATATCACCTTAACTACTGCACTGCACAATCAATTAAGTAACAGCTAAAATCTAGCGCCCGCTGCCATTGCAACTCGAAGTGGGTTAAAAAGTTACCAAAAGTAAGCCACATAATCAGTAAACCTGCCATCATAGAGATAGGAAAACCAATAGCGAAAATGTTTAACTGTGGCGCTGCCCTGGTCATAATACCAAAAGAAAAGTTAATCAAAAGCATAGCTGTGAGTGGCGCTAATGAAAGCGATAAAGCGGTGGCAAACATCCAACTGGCCCATTCCACAATTTCTTTATATTTAATGCTCGATAAATGCTCTGTCGGTATAGGTAAAGTATCAAAACTGGCCACAATAAACTGTAAATAAGCCAGATGCCCGTCCATGATCCAAAACAGTAACGTCGTTAATATTAAGAAAAACTGACCTACAGCCGGTACATTCATACCGCTTGCAGGATCAACCAAAGAGGCAAAACCTAAGCCAGACTGCATAGCAATTATTTGTCCAGCTAAAGTAAATGTATTGACGACCATAACAGTAATAAAGCCGAGCATAATACCTATGATTAATTGCTGAAACAGTAAAATCAAAGTATGAAAAGATAATAACTCTGGTACTTGTGTGGCAGGTATTGCCGGCATCACAGCTATGGTCAAAGTGACACATAAAATCAACTTTACTCGAGTGGTGATGGTTCTTGCGCCAAAACCAATCATGGTCATAATTAACGCAGATATACGAGAAAAAGGCAGAATAAAATCAGCCAGATATTGATTAATAACTGACTCGGTAAATTCCATTAGCCCACCACACTAGGAATACTATTGATAAGGCGAATGGTATAATCCATAAGCTTTTGCACCCCCCAATGTCCGCCAATAATCAAGGCAAGTAAGGTAACTATGAGTCGAGGCAAAAAACTTAAGGTTTGCTCGTTAATTGAAGTAGCCGCCTGAAAGACAGCAACAATTAAACCAATAATTAAACTGGGCACGATTACCGCACTAACCAGCACAATAACCAACAACAGCGCATCTCGTAATATATCAACAAATATTTCAGGACTCATCAGCATGTACTCCTGCGCGCATTTAATATTAGCTTAGTGTTTTTTAGCAAAACAAACACAGCTAACTCCCCATACCATAACTAGTTGCTATAGTACCAATAACAAGGTTCCATCCATCTACTAAAACAAATAACATCAATTTAAATGGCAAAGAAACTATCATAGGTGACAACATCATCATACCCATTGCCATCAGAATACTGGCAACCACTAAATCAATAATTAAAAAAGGAATAAATAGAATAAAACCAATCTGAAACGCTGTTTTTAATTCGCTAATAATAAAAGCGGGAATAATTACCGTCATTGGTAAATCTGTTGGCTTATCAACCGCTTCAATACCAGCCATTGCTGCAAGTGTATCTAAGTCTTTAACTCGAGTTTGCTCAAGCATAAAGGCTCTAAGCGGGATTTTACCTTTATCAATTGCTTCAACTGAGGTTAACTGCTCAGCTAAATAAGGCTGTATCGCAGTTTCATTCACTTGATTATAAACCGGCGTCATAATAAAAAGCGTCATAAATAGTGTTAAGCCTATAATCACTTGGTTTGATGGTGTTTGTTGTAAACCAAAGGCTTGTCTTAATATCGCCATCACAACAACTATACGCGTGAAAGACGTCATCATAATAACAGCAGCAGGGATAAAGCTCAGCGCTGTCATAAACATTAAAATTTGTAGGGTAACCGAGTATTCTTGAGAGCCGTCAGGGTTGGTCGTTAATGTTAAAGCTCGAAGCGCAAGCTCCTCAGCTGCTAGCACATTAAAACTAGCACAAAATAACAGTATGATTGAGGTTAGAATGGCTATTTTTTTCATAATTTCCTTGCTAGCTGAATTAAGCTTGAACAGGCGAATAATTTATTGATGGCTTTTTTGCAATTTTTTTTGAATTAAAGACATCATACTATTTGGCACATTAGCCATATCGGACTTTTCTACAGCTAAAGGCTCTGACAGGGTTTCAATATGAGTAATTTGTTGGCTAGTTACCCCAAGCACCATTTGCTTTTCACCTACTTGCACTACGACTAATCTTTCTTTTGCTCCAAGTGGCACGCTAGAGAGCACTTTTATTTGCCCATTGCCTTGCTGAACAATATTAAAACGCTTTAACACTAAGGCACTAACAACAATTAAACCAAGCACCATTAACAGCGACAAAATCATGCTACCTGCATCCATATTTGTCATTACATGCTTGCCCACTTGTGGTGTTGCTTGTTCAGCTTGCTCCTGCGCATAAGTCAGGGTTGATAACAAGCTCACAAACAAAGCAAGACCCTTAACTAAGCATGCTTTAGCAAAGCCTTTACTCTTGATAGCTGAGTGAATGGGTAATCTTTTTTCAGCATAAATCATGGCATTAGGCTCAATTATTTAAGCTTTTTAATACGTTCAATTTGACTGATCACGTCAGTTAAACGAATACCAAACTTATCGTTAACAACAACAACTTCACCGTGTGCGATTAAGGTACCATTTACTAACACATCTAATGATTCACCAGCAACGCGATCAAGCTCAACCACTGAGCCTTGGTTCAATTGTAGTAAATTCCTAATGCTGATATGGCTACGCCCTACTTCCATTGAAATAGTCACAGGAATATCTAAAATTGCATCTAACTTGCGCTTTTCTTCACCTGATATTGGCGCATCTTCAGTTAGCTCTTCTAACTCAACAGCTTGCGCTTCATCAGCAGCCGCTTTAGCTTCTGCTTGCTCATCTAGCGCCTCATCCCACATACTCAGGTCATCATCTTTTTCACTCATACCACTTGCCTCAATTTAATACTCTGTCACTTATTACTTGCTATTTGTTGCCAAGGTTTTATAAATCATCTTCTAATAGATGCAGCTCTGCATCACTGTCTAGACGTTTACCTCCTTTGGTTAAAATAGTAAGCTCAGATTTCACAGATTCTGGTCGCTTGATCTTAGACTCAATCTTCAGTGCTACGTTATCTCTACTACGACCTAATTTCGCTCTAAAGGTCGGTAAATCTTCAATTAATACGGTAATATTTTCAGGCATTTCAATCGGAATAATATCACCGGCTTGTAATTCCATGACTTGACTTAATGGCAGCTCCACATCTAAGAACTTAGTATTTATGGCAACAGGCACATCCATAATTTCATCACGAAGTGCTTTCGACCAGCGCATATCCGTATCTTCTTTATCACTTTGTACACCAGCATCAAGCAACTCTCGAATAGGCTCTAGCATAGAGTAAGGTAGGGCAACGTGGAAATCACCGCCGCCCCCATCGAGTTCGATATGGAAAGAGCTGATTACCACCACCTCGGTCGGACTGACAATATTCGCCATCGAAGGGTTAACTTCAGAATCTAAATATTCAAATGAAACATCCATTACCGGCGACCAAGCTTCTTTATAATCTTCAAAGATAAGCTTTAATAGCATTTGAATGATACGACGCTCAGTAGGGGTAAATTCTCGCCCCTCAATTTTAGCGTGATAACGACCGTCACCACCAAAGAAGTTATCTACCAATATGAATACCAGTCTCGCTTCCATGGTGATTAAAGCAGTACCTTTTAATGGACGAAAACGCACCATATTCAAACTGGTAGGAACAAATAACGTATGAATGTACTCACCAAACTTTATCATCTGAATACCGTTAATCGATACTTCAGCCGTTCGGCGCATCATATTAAATAAACTAATACGCATGTGTCTGGCAAAACGTTCATTTACCATTTCCAAGGTAGGCATACGACCACGAACAATGCGGTCTTGAGAAGAGAAATCATAGTCTGAAGTACCATCTTGCCTGTCGACAACGTCTTCAACTATTTCCTCTTCTTCAACCTCATCTACGCCATGGAGTAGCGCATCAATTTCATCTTGAGATAATAAATCACTCACGCGTTATTCTCTATTTTTGTTAGCTAATTATTTTAAATCAACTACTTACCAAACCCATAGTGAAAGCGTTATTACTGCATAACAAAGCCAGTAAATAATACTTTCTCTATTGTTTTATCCCCTTCAACATCTGTCATCACTTTTTGCACAGCTGCTAAAGATTGTTGTTTTAACGACACTTTACCGGCGCTAGTTGCCAAATCATCAGCATTCGCTTGAGAAAATACGCCTAATAACGTGCTTTCAATTAATGGTATATGCATCTTGGCATTTTCTTCGTTGTCACCGCCGCGTACAAGCAATTGCACACGAATTTCTACAAACCTATCTCGTGCTGCACCTGGCACATTAAATCTAAATGGTCTTGGCATAGGGACATATAAAGCTGAGCCTACTTGCGCACCAGACTCTTGCTTTGCAGGTGCTTCACCACTATCAGTATCAAGGGCTGCATCAAGTTGTTCTTGACTTACTGGCTCACTAGAGCCGCCCATAAAAAAGAAGTAACCACCAGCACCGGCTGCTAATAAAACAACTGCGGCGATTATTATAATAAGCTTTTTCTTTTTGCCGGAATTATCTAGCTCTAATTCGCCTTCTTTATCTTTTGCTTTATCATCTGCCATAATTAGCCCTTATCATTATATTGCTTGGTACCGCTAAGTTATTATTACTAATAATATATCCTCGAAACGGTTTTGAGCCAATGGCTTTTAGCCAAGTTGACAATATTTATTCCCTTTAAACGAAATAATCGACACCAGTTGCTGAAGAATTAAACAAACCAGCAGACAAGACATGTTCGCTTGCCTCAACATCATCCTGAGCTAATCTGCCTCGAGCATTACCTTCACCTGCTAAGTTTTGTTCTTCATCACTTCCTTGACTATTTTGTTGCTCTACATTTGCTCCGCCAACATCAACCCCCTGCTCAGATAACATATCGCGTAGTTTGTGCATGTTTTGCTCTAATGCATCTTTTGCTTGCTGATTTTGCACAACAAAGTTTACCGAGGCTTGCTCAGCTTGTAAGTTGACTCTAACTTGCATATTGCCAAATTCAGGGGGATCTAATGAAATCTCAAACTGCTGCAGCTTTTGTGAAATCACTAACATCACTTTATCTTTAACGGCGTTAGCAAAATCTTTTCTAAAAATAGAAATCGTTTCTTGCTGCAGGGCAACATTATTCTTCTGAATATGAGCGACATCGCCAGCAACATTATGTACTAAGCTCTCCGCAGCTTGCATCGCTTGACTAACTTGGCTTGAAACACTGTTATAATTTAATGGCTCAGCCATTGCTCGAGCATGACTGGGCGATTGAGTAACATTAGCTTCATTCTTAGTATTACCCGATACATTTTTCTCATTCACATTCGGTGTTTGTTTAACCTGCAACTCAGCTTCTTTCTCTTTAGCCTTACTTTCTAACTCAGCATTGTCATCTTGATTTAACTGCTCACTTTGCTGCTGGGATGTTTGTAAAGCAGACTCAGTACGCGAATTTATCACCCGGTTTTGATTAGCCGGGTTAGTTTCATTTGCAGGGGTATTCGCCATAGCTACGGCTTTATTCTCTTCAGGCTTTATAATTGGCGGAGTCTTAGTTGCGCTATAGTCCTGCTCTGTCACTTCGCCAGCTTTCTGAGTTACCTTCACATGACCTGTGGTAGCGGTATCAGTGGCTTTGCTTTCTTTATCTGACGGCTTTGCCATACTAATAGCAACAGCCTCTTTATCTTGACCGTTTAGAGACTTGTCTGCTGATAAAGTAGCCTTAGTTGCTGCTTGCTCTAGCACATCACTTTCTTCAACGACACTCTGACTACCAGATACTAACTGTTTGCTCTCTTGTCCATCATCAGCGCTAGTAACAGCATCAACTTTTCCAGATTGCTGTATTACCTTATCTATAACGACTTCTGATTTGCTATGCTTGGATACTTTAGCTGACTCATCCAGCAATTGCGCATTTCTGCCTTGTTCTGTAGCAACCTTTTCTTCACCACCAGCTAGTGCTGCCTTAATCTCTGCCTGCAATGACTTAACTTTGCTATCAGGTAGCTCTTGCTGTAGCTGTGGCTTTACTTCTGTCGTAGAACTTTTAGCAGTTGCATTTACTTTTTGCTCTGATGCCACTTGCTGTTTTGCCGCTAATGCTTCTGGCGTTAACTGTTGGTTTTTCAACGATTGCGCTAACACTTCTTTATCAGTCACGCTAGCACTTGAGTCTTTAACAACCGACTTACTTGGTAAGCTTTCAATAAACTCTTTTAAGGTATGCTCTGTTTTGCTTTGTGTTTTAACCAGCATATCGTTATCTGAACTTTGCTGTGTCGGCACCGCCTCTTTTACTACTTGACTCTGTACATTAACACGATGACTTTCTTGCTTATTTGCACTTGGATTTAATGCTTGATCTGATTGATACAATAAAGAGATAAACTCTTCAGACTGAGTCAAAGTTTTGTCAGCTTGCCCTGCTTTACTTTGCGTTTCTGCTGACGTTAGCTTAGTTTCAGCATCACTTTGATTTTTGTCCGCACTCTCCTGGCTATTATTACTATCACCATTAGCTTGCTCATTGTCAGCCGATGACGATATTTTGCCATCTTGCTCTGCTGAACTGTCATTACTTGCCGCAACGTTTTTATCAGTATCATGAGCAACAATCTTGCGTTCATTGAGCAATACATCTTGCTTATCGCCATTACGACTCTTTGCCACTTCTTTATCAACTAACGAAGAGAATATGCTGTTTTCAGTGCTAGATTCCTGCTGAGCATCAAAATTTTTATTATTTATTTCAGTATCTTGAGTTGTGATAGCTGATAGTATATTCATTTGTTGCATAATAAACCCAATAGTAAAATAACGACTAGTTTTTGCCTTTGCCAAGCTTCACTAAAATGTGAGTGCAATGCCTAATTGTGCTAATTTAATCAATTCCCTTGCACTACCGATAAAGTACAAGCAAGGTGCTACAGACTTTTAATGCAATAACTATTCCATTTACAATAACTACTCCATCCGCAATAACTATTCCATTCACAAGGAAACAAGGTTACAAATTGAGTTTACGGCGAACAAATTGCTGTGTAGCGATTTCATCAAACATTTTTTGCTCTTTCTTTAAAGCTAATTGCTGCGCTTTTTGTGCTCGCTTTTCTCGTAATGATTCTACTGCTTGAACTTTTTGTCGTTGGGCAAGCCATAAAGATTTACTTTGCTCAACCAAGGCTTTGGCTTGCTGCATGGCAATTTCAACTTGCTCAGAGGCATGATCTAATTTTGAAATAAAGGCGTGATAATGAGTGTAGGTGCTGCTGTCTATGCCAAATTCAGCTCGTTGACTTAAACGCTTCATATATTCTAAACGGTAATCTGCCACCCCTTGCAGCCGTATAACATTCTGCTGATATTCATTTTCAGCCTTTTGTAACTGCTCTGCACATTGTCGCTCTTTATCTTGTTCAAACTTTAACAAGGTATCTAATTGTTTTGTTGCCATAACTATGTCTCTTAACTAGTTGCTCAAATCAACAAGCTACCCTTGAGCCTGAGCTGCATTCTGATTATTTGCATGGGCTGCGGCAATAATCTCTTGTAACTGGGTTAAGCTTTGCTCGTACGGAATGACTTCATTAATTTTCTGCTGTAGGAAAAAGTTAATAACGGGAACAACATTAATAGATTGATCAATACGTGGGTCACTGCCTTTGGTGTATGCACCAATTGCAATAAGATCTTTATTTTGCTGATACAAGGCATAAATTTGTTTAAGTTGCCTTGCTAGCTCTTGATGCTCAGGTGAAGTGACCATAGGCATAACCCGGGAAATTGATGCCTCAACATCAATCGCAGGATAATGACCAGCATCAGCAAGCTCCCTTGAGAGCACAATATGACCATCAAGTATTGCTCTTGAAGCATCGGCAATCGGGTCTTGCAAATCATCACCTTCGGTGAGCACAGTATAAAATGCCGTGATAGAGCCTTGGCCTTCACCGCCATTACCAGCTCTTTCCACGAGTTGTGGTAATTTAGAAAATACCGATGGCGGATAACCTTTAGTGGCTGGTGGCTCACCAACCGCTAAGGCAATTTCCCGTTGTGCTTGCGCATAGCGAGTAAGTGAATCTAACAGTAACAGTACATTAAGACCTTGATCGCGAAAATACTCACTGATTTGTACAGCCGTTTCACAACCTTTTAATCGCATCAGAGGTGAATTATCAGCAGGTGCAGCCACCACAACGGAGCGCTCTCTACCTTCTTCACCTAAAATTTCTTCGATAAATTCTTTAACTTCTCGACCACGCTCTCCCACTAAACCAACCACAACCACATCTGCGGTTGTGCCTCGGGTCATCATGCCTAACAGCACACTTTTACCGACACCAGAGCCTGCAAAAAGGCCCATACGCTGACCTGTACCTACGGTGATAAAGCTATTAATAGAGCGAACCCCAACATCAAGAGGCTCTTTAATTGCGCGGCGCGATAAGGGATTAATCGGCTTGCTATCATAATGATATTCATCACTGGCTTTGATAGGCCCTTTACCATCTAAAGGTTTACCAACACCGTCAATAACACGACCTAATAACGCCATCGATAAGGGTAATTGTGATTTACTGGCAATGGGTAACACTCTTGCACCTGGCAGAACGCCACGTAAACTTTCTTCAGGCATTAAGTAAGTAATATCTTGAGCAAAGCCAACGACTTCAGCAAGCAAATCGCCATGTGCCGTTTCAACAATGCACTGACTACCAACATGTGCTTTTACGCCAACAGCCTCTAGCGTTAAGCCAACAACGCGAACTAAGCGGCCAGCAACTGGCTGCTTAAACTGATGAATAAATTGCTGGCTTTGCGCTAAGCGCTCAGAAAGGCGGAGACTATCAACCATAAACACAATCCCTACGAGTAAAACTTGATTGTGTCAAAAAACCATTACTGATTTAACACAAACTACTGATGCAAGGCATCCTGCAAGAAAGATTCCAACACTTGCTTTAAACGGGATTTCATTTGTAGATCGATATGTGATGTGCTGTTTTCTATCTGACAGCTACCTTGTGGATATTGCGGAGCCGGTAGTAAACGCCAGCCTTGCTCTTGAATATGATCACTGCCAAATTGCTGCTCGACTAACTTAACATCCTCTGGATTTAAATAAATCTGTGTTTGTGTTTCATTACTTGGCAAGCTTTTAATGCCTGCGCTAATGGCTGACATTAAAATATCTGGATTAGTTTTTGCCTCTTGTAAGACAACGGCTTCAGTTAATTGCACCACTAAGTTTAACAACTGCTCTTCAACATTTTTTTCAACGCTGGCTAACGGCTGATGCAGTTGCTCAATAAGGCTTTGCCAATTTTCTGCCTGCTTAGCAATGGTTTCTTGCCCTTGCTCTAAACCTATGGCGTTGCCTTCTTCTATGCCCTGTATTTTACCGTCTTCAATGCCTTTGGCTTTACCTTCTTCGTATCCCGTGGCAAAGCCTTCTTCTTTACCTTGGCTAAAACCTTCTTGATAGGCTGACTGTCTAATTTCTTCAATTTCTTGTGCGGTTAACGGCACAGGCTCAGGCTCTGCCGCTTGAGGCGGCTCGTAAACCCAGCCTTCCTGCTTACCAAACGCATTGGTTTTAATTTCTTCTTCAGCACTTGGTCTTTTTTGCACATCCGGCAAAGGCCAAACATCAAGATCTTCTTGTTGCTTGGCTTTAATAATTTTAACGGGTGGACCACCTAACTCTTTCATACTTAAACCTTGCTTTAACCTACTTCACACAAGTCATTATAAGAACTCGTCACCGCCACCACCGCCGCCAAGCATAATTTCACCGGCGTCAGATAATCGTCTAGCCACAGACAAGATTTCTTTTTGTGCCGCTTCAACTTCACTAATGCGCACAGGTCCCATAGCTTCAAGATCATCAACAAGCATTTCTGCAGCACGTTTAGACATATTACTAAGGATTTTTTCTTTCAAGGCATCATCTGTACCTTTAATCGCTTTCATCAAGGCTTCTTGCTGTACTTCACGTAGAATAGCCTGCATGCCTCTATCATCAACATCAGCTAAGTTTTCAAAGACAAACATTAAGTCTTGAATTTGCTGACTCATTTCTTCATCGTTTTCACGAATTGAATCCATCAACATGCCTTCAACATTGGTATCTAGATAGTTCATAATATCTGCCGCTGCTTTTAAGCCGCCCATTTTCGCAGCTTGCGCACCCGCTTGACCAGCAAATTGTTTTTCCATAATCTCATTAAGCTCTTGCAATGCCGCAGGCTGTACTTCTTCAAGGTTGGCAATACG is a window from the Litorilituus sediminis genome containing:
- the flhB gene encoding flagellar biosynthesis protein FlhB; this encodes MAESDSGEKSEQPTAKKLTDARKKGQIARSKDLGTMFVLVGSACALLLMGNSLASAIATMMKRLFHLSRRETMDVNALFSVISDGVSIVIWPMLWIFLIIIIAAFVGNTMLGGMSFSWEAMAPKASRLSPIAGFKRMFGVQAAVELIKSILKFFVVFIVAFILLTTLFEEILALSLESIPDNFDHAVNMLLWMFLVLAMSVGIIAVIDAPYQIWNHTRQLKMTKQEVKDEHKNTEGNPEIKGRIKRTQYEMSQRRMMADVPNSDVVITNPIHYSVALQYDAAVGGAPVLIAKGVDEMAIHIRTIAKENGVEIIQSPALARSLYYTAEVGDDIPEELFAAVAQVLAFIFQLNEHKKGRARRPIPIAKDLPIPDDFKY
- the fliR gene encoding flagellar biosynthetic protein FliR, producing MEFTESVINQYLADFILPFSRISALIMTMIGFGARTITTRVKLILCVTLTIAVMPAIPATQVPELLSFHTLILLFQQLIIGIMLGFITVMVVNTFTLAGQIIAMQSGLGFASLVDPASGMNVPAVGQFFLILTTLLFWIMDGHLAYLQFIVASFDTLPIPTEHLSSIKYKEIVEWASWMFATALSLSLAPLTAMLLINFSFGIMTRAAPQLNIFAIGFPISMMAGLLIMWLTFGNFLTHFELQWQRALDFSCYLIDCAVQ
- the fliQ gene encoding flagellar biosynthesis protein FliQ; the protein is MSPEIFVDILRDALLLVIVLVSAVIVPSLIIGLIVAVFQAATSINEQTLSFLPRLIVTLLALIIGGHWGVQKLMDYTIRLINSIPSVVG
- the fliP gene encoding flagellar type III secretion system pore protein FliP (The bacterial flagellar biogenesis protein FliP forms a type III secretion system (T3SS)-type pore required for flagellar assembly.), yielding MKKIAILTSIILLFCASFNVLAAEELALRALTLTTNPDGSQEYSVTLQILMFMTALSFIPAAVIMMTSFTRIVVVMAILRQAFGLQQTPSNQVIIGLTLFMTLFIMTPVYNQVNETAIQPYLAEQLTSVEAIDKGKIPLRAFMLEQTRVKDLDTLAAMAGIEAVDKPTDLPMTVIIPAFIISELKTAFQIGFILFIPFLIIDLVVASILMAMGMMMLSPMIVSLPFKLMLFVLVDGWNLVIGTIATSYGMGS
- the fliO gene encoding flagellar biosynthetic protein FliO; the encoded protein is MIYAEKRLPIHSAIKSKGFAKACLVKGLALFVSLLSTLTYAQEQAEQATPQVGKHVMTNMDAGSMILSLLMVLGLIVVSALVLKRFNIVQQGNGQIKVLSSVPLGAKERLVVVQVGEKQMVLGVTSQQITHIETLSEPLAVEKSDMANVPNSMMSLIQKKLQKSHQ
- the fliN gene encoding flagellar motor switch protein FliN, with translation MSEKDDDLSMWDEALDEQAEAKAAADEAQAVELEELTEDAPISGEEKRKLDAILDIPVTISMEVGRSHISIRNLLQLNQGSVVELDRVAGESLDVLVNGTLIAHGEVVVVNDKFGIRLTDVISQIERIKKLK
- the fliM gene encoding flagellar motor switch protein FliM, which encodes MSDLLSQDEIDALLHGVDEVEEEEIVEDVVDRQDGTSDYDFSSQDRIVRGRMPTLEMVNERFARHMRISLFNMMRRTAEVSINGIQMIKFGEYIHTLFVPTSLNMVRFRPLKGTALITMEARLVFILVDNFFGGDGRYHAKIEGREFTPTERRIIQMLLKLIFEDYKEAWSPVMDVSFEYLDSEVNPSMANIVSPTEVVVISSFHIELDGGGGDFHVALPYSMLEPIRELLDAGVQSDKEDTDMRWSKALRDEIMDVPVAINTKFLDVELPLSQVMELQAGDIIPIEMPENITVLIEDLPTFRAKLGRSRDNVALKIESKIKRPESVKSELTILTKGGKRLDSDAELHLLEDDL
- the fliL gene encoding flagellar basal body-associated protein FliL, with translation MADDKAKDKEGELELDNSGKKKKLIIIIAAVVLLAAGAGGYFFFMGGSSEPVSQEQLDAALDTDSGEAPAKQESGAQVGSALYVPMPRPFRFNVPGAARDRFVEIRVQLLVRGGDNEENAKMHIPLIESTLLGVFSQANADDLATSAGKVSLKQQSLAAVQKVMTDVEGDKTIEKVLFTGFVMQ
- a CDS encoding flagellar hook-length control protein FliK, encoding MQQMNILSAITTQDTEINNKNFDAQQESSTENSIFSSLVDKEVAKSRNGDKQDVLLNERKIVAHDTDKNVAASNDSSAEQDGKISSSADNEQANGDSNNSQESADKNQSDAETKLTSAETQSKAGQADKTLTQSEEFISLLYQSDQALNPSANKQESHRVNVQSQVVKEAVPTQQSSDNDMLVKTQSKTEHTLKEFIESLPSKSVVKDSSASVTDKEVLAQSLKNQQLTPEALAAKQQVASEQKVNATAKSSTTEVKPQLQQELPDSKVKSLQAEIKAALAGGEEKVATEQGRNAQLLDESAKVSKHSKSEVVIDKVIQQSGKVDAVTSADDGQESKQLVSGSQSVVEESDVLEQAATKATLSADKSLNGQDKEAVAISMAKPSDKESKATDTATTGHVKVTQKAGEVTEQDYSATKTPPIIKPEENKAVAMANTPANETNPANQNRVINSRTESALQTSQQQSEQLNQDDNAELESKAKEKEAELQVKQTPNVNEKNVSGNTKNEANVTQSPSHARAMAEPLNYNSVSSQVSQAMQAAESLVHNVAGDVAHIQKNNVALQQETISIFRKDFANAVKDKVMLVISQKLQQFEISLDPPEFGNMQVRVNLQAEQASVNFVVQNQQAKDALEQNMHKLRDMLSEQGVDVGGANVEQQNSQGSDEEQNLAGEGNARGRLAQDDVEASEHVLSAGLFNSSATGVDYFV
- the fliJ gene encoding flagellar export protein FliJ, encoding MATKQLDTLLKFEQDKERQCAEQLQKAENEYQQNVIRLQGVADYRLEYMKRLSQRAEFGIDSSTYTHYHAFISKLDHASEQVEIAMQQAKALVEQSKSLWLAQRQKVQAVESLREKRAQKAQQLALKKEQKMFDEIATQQFVRRKLNL